Proteins from one Penicillium digitatum chromosome 2, complete sequence genomic window:
- a CDS encoding Putative zinc-finger domain — translation MSDQPPPYGGHPSYSQQWPPVYPSMIPPNLPLNSDYSQVHQAPAINPGSTFDYNMANVNANARIPSSNGPGNSAFIPPQFPIFNHFDASQFPPPFPPMPFPPMSYPPMPAGSSNPPMPYQGIDGHSSHQRSNPGVHLKDVPFLADNRREEGEVSEESDERSGQPTARKTTRQYLDLEEGETISSSAQSARSSGSPYNPPLSVPGDATMVHHAMQSHRQGPPAPVPAPSPQKSAAQLRIQAQGALLSLAPHNIRYNELVAEGVNPIILRRLYEEVGIKVTTSSGQVPAVPEKASTAAVVASKGLVSNKPAEATKIAPENHSNTKSDSSVPRTSAPSAAPPSKAGKPLERKELIARMLAEKAAKAICKETSPTGSAKSASAKPVDEPCPVQKEPLVKEKSKAQTELARQRIEELKRQTLLKNQKLAQANLPTTRLESPSPAIQHPLPLRPPMPESRRSVGLPGLLMTGLEQEPPQETIASEPVQVMDHESTPVSRVTQRKRPRASDFDEPVAPPKKHFNSAATRFDTTDKLIIAISDDESLYGDDEDDNMELDSSSEQEPAPIVTSNIVQPPAQANPPATRASTATPQGPSSLSDQGDIRLKDMEIQAMRRKIAELELRRKSKLAASRTQSPRTLDDSGASSSGGHAGVIAAISEEDSSKTKPTTAAPVVHLNAAVEGAATREPVEVAYAEEVANGPNGSTAQVSASIESDSAGSAMEESDDTSSDSSDSSSESDDEPSPSPAQADIDPATVLSPSRPMEIESSERSVSRSSPSAFTRPSATSADEYVSRHHPSEQSRREESAESDGYEPPEPDAEAQSEGSSYSPPPFSPALSGLVENTAVSAPSFDLTQAHEKLTSTPQVSDPLPRSDLQVGAPGTKTSPATSEQRFTPYTSPLRTFKAYRYHPHYAEDVPSGYRSLTYSHNIDSMKYMCPYELAGGVCNDRSCEFQHLRDMTLSDDKILVQMGSVREGQTEEEKETYLAGLKEIINDLRRDKVKDFNTVASEIAAYRRRFLQDPSRVLSL, via the exons ATGTCTGACCAACCTCCCCCATACGGTGGCCATCCGAGCTATTCACAGCAGTGGCCTCCTGTATATCCCTCCATGATTCCCCCGAACTTGCCGCTCAATTCGGACTACTCTCAAGTGCACCAAGCACCGGCGATAAATCCTGGGTCGACTTTCGACTATAACATGGCAAATGTCAACGCGAATGCGCGAATCCCAAGTTCAAACGGTCCTGGAAACTCAGCATTCATTCCGCCCCAGTTTCCAATTTTCAACCACTTCGACGCGTCACAATTTCCGCCCCCTTTCCCTCCAATGCCATTTCCTCCGATGAGCTATCCCCCTATGCCAGCAGGGTCCTCAAATCCTCCAATGCCGTATCAGGGCATAGACGGACATTCCTCACACCAACGATCAAATCCAGGCGTACATCTGAAAGACGTCCCATTTCTGGCCGATAATCGCCGTGAAGAAGGCGAAGTTAGTGAGGAATCGGATGAAAGGTCTGGACAACCAACGGCGCGTAAGACTACGCGCCAGTATTTGGACCTGGAAGAGGGAGAAACCATATCTTCTAGCGCACAGTCCGCTAGGAGTAGTGGGTCAC CATACAACCCTCCTTTGTCAGTCCCAGGAGACGCTACCATGGTGCACCATGCGATGCAATCTCATCGGCAGGGCCCACCTGCCCCTGTCCCTGCTCCTTCACCTCAGAAATCTGCGGCGCAGCTGCGAATTCAAGCCCAAGGCGCTTTGCTTAGCTTGGCGCCCCACAATATCCGCTACAATGAACTGGTCGCAGAGGGTGTCAACCCTATAATCTTGAGACGCCTTTACGAAGAAGTCGGCATCAAGGTCACCACGTCATCTGGGCAGGTTCCAGCAGTTCCTGAGAAAGCCTCCACCGCCGCTGTAGTTGCTAGCAAGGGACTAGTATCTAATAAGCCAGCCGAGGCGACGAAGATAGCACCAGAGAATCACAGCAACACGAAGTCGGATTCGTCAGTGCCCCGAACTTCTGCCCCTTCCGCCGCTCCTCCTTCTAAAGCTGGTAAGCCTTTAGAGCGAAAGGAACTTATCGCCCGGATGCTGGCTGAAAAAGCTGCAAAGGCGATATGCAAAGAGACTTCACCAACTGGCAGTGCGAAATCCGCCTCTGCCAAACCAGTTGATGAACCCTGTCCAGTTCAAAAGGAACCCCTTGTAAAGGAGAAGAGCAAAGCCCAGACGGAGTTGGCAAGGCAACGAATTGAAGAGCTCAAAAGACAGACCTTGCTGAAGAATCAAAAATTGGCTCAGGCAAATCTGCCAACGACCCGGTTAGAATCTCCATCGCCAGCTATTCAACACCCGCTTCCTCTTCGGCCTCCTATGCCTGAATCTCGTCGCTCTGTTGGGCTTCCAGGACTTCTTATGACTGGATTGGAGCAGGAGCCGCCACAAGAAACTATTGCCTCTGAGCCGGTACAGGTGATGGACCATGAGTCAACACCGGTGTCTCGAGTAACCCAACGCAAGCGGCCTCGTGCTTCCGATTTCGATGAGCCTGTTGCACCTCCAAAAAAGCATTTTAACTCGGCTGCTACTCGGTTCGACACTACCGACAAACTCATCATTGCAATCAGCGACGATGAATCACTCTACggcgatgacgaggatgacaACATGGAGCTGGATTCGAGCTCAGAACAGGAACCAGCGCCGATAGTGACCTCCAACATCGTGCAGCCTCCAGCCCAAGCAAATCCTCCTGCCACCCGAGCTTCGACAGCTACACCACAAGGTCCTTCTAGTCTCAGTGACCAAGGAGACATTCGACTTAAGGATATGGAAATTCAAGCCATGCGCCGCAAGATTGCGGAGCTGGAGCTACGAAGGAAATCGAAGCTTGCTGCCAGCCGAACCCAGTCACCTCGCACCCTGGATGACTCTGGGGCATCATCGTCCGGTGGACATGCCGGTGTGATCGCAGCTATTTCTGAAGAAG ACTCTTCAAAGACTAAACCGACAACGGCCGCCCCTGTTGTCCATCTGAATGCAGCAGTCGAAGGCGCTGCCACCCGAGAACCAGTTGAAGTAGCCTATGCTGAGGAAGTGGCAAACGGCCCAAACGGTAGCACTGCACAGGTATCGGCTTCAATTGAGTCCGATTCTGCTGGGTCAGCTATGGAAGAATCTGATGACACCAGCAGTGATAGTTCCGATTCGTCTAGTGAGAGCGATGATGAACCTTCTCCCTCGCCAGCTCAAGCCGATATCGACCCTGCTACTGTGCTGTCACCCTCAAGGCCCATGGAGATTGAGTCTTCAGAGCGATCTGTGTCTCGGAGCTCGCCCTCTGCGTTCACCCGTCCTAGTGCAACTTCTGCCGACGAATACGTTTCTCGGCATCATCCTAGCGAACAGTCTCGGCGTGAAGAGTCTGCGGAGTCCGACGGTTATGAGCCCCCAGAGCCTGATGCTGAAGCACAGTCTGAAGGCTCGAGTTACAGCCCTCCTCCATTCAGCCCAGCTCTTTCCGGTCTTGTAGAAAACACAGCAGTCTCGGCACCATCATTTGACTTGACTCAAGCTCATGAAAAACTAACAAGCACGCCTCAGGTGTCAGACCCATTACCTCGGTCTGATTTGCAGGTTGGCGCCCCTGGC ACTAAAACATCACCCGCCACTTCGGAGCAAAGATTCACACCGTACACCAGCCCACTGCGAACGTTTAAGGCTTATCGCTACCACCCGCACTATGCCGAAGACGTCCCGAGTGGCTACCGCTCGCTAACTTACAGTCACAACATTGATTCCATGAAATACATGTGTCCATATGAGTTGGCCGGGGGT
- a CDS encoding Pre-mRNA-splicing factor isy1, with translation MARNSEKAQSMLFRFRAQQAADLGIIDISRTRRPKAITSIDTVPVCERWRGQVVKEISRKVSRIHVQSLSDYQIRDLNDEINKLMREKWAWEMQIRNLGGPNYMRGSNRLYDDEGREIPGGGRGYKYYGRARDLPGVKEMIEAAITRAKGPAEEEAVSGRGGDIATRKVDANYFGYGLDEEDGTLLAYEKQKEKESVEHLRNQGEDDAEDGWQSLPGDAGDGVEWRLPTLDEVQEELVERRRRRLLDKIS, from the exons ATG GCACGTAACAGTGAAAAAGCACAGTCGATGCTGTTCCGCTTCCGAGCGCAGCAAGCAGCCGATCTCGGAATTATCGACATCTCACGCACACGACGTCCCAAGGCGATCACATCTATTGACACGGTTCCAGTATGCGAGCGCTGGCGCGGACAAGTCGTCAAAGAAATTTCGCGCAAAGTATCCCGCATCCACGTGCAAAGCCTAAGCGACTACCAGATTCGCGATCTCAACGATGAGATCAACAAGCTCATGCGAGAGAAATGGGCGTGGGAAATGCAAATCCGTAACCTGGGTGGACCGAACTACATGCGTGGATCGAACCGACTTTACGATGATGAAGGGCGCGAGATTCCCGGCGGAGGCAGAGGCTATAAATACTATGGTCGTGCCCGGGATCTACCTGGTGTCAAAGAAATGATCGAGGCTGCAATCACTCGTGCGAAAGGACCGGCGGAGGAAGAGGCTGTGTCTGGGCGCGGTGGAGATATTGCGACGAGGAAGGTTGATGCTAACTACTTCGGCTATGGCcttgacgaagaagacggCACGTTATTGGCGTATGAGAAacagaaggagaaggagtcTGTTGAACACCTGCGCAATCAAGGAGAGGATGATGCTGAAGATGGCTGGCAATCTCTACCTGGTGATGCGGGCGACGGGGTGGAATGGAGACTTCCAACGCTGGACGAGGTTCAGGAAGAGCTTGTGGAAAGGCGGCGCCGACGCCTTCTGGACAAGATCTCTTGA
- a CDS encoding Myosin tail, which yields MLPSQLNGSPKRAGLFARPSSSQRIHLPQARPKSAIITPSHGLESARGHLRNTSVSQLSPTLSLSGNRERSNSAKNNSSSGTFAPSFIKSEELRRGADQIRGLEGENDFSGNKYVWIKDPQKAFVRGLVLEESEGGRLLVQTDDGDQQELCADMVDKVNPAKFDKADDMAELTHLNEASVVHNLHTRYQSDLIYTYSGLFLVTINPYCPLPIYTNEYIKLYKGRGREESRPHIFAMADEAFRNLVEEGQNQSILVTGESGAGKTENTKKVIQYLAAVATSDTPYGRSGAKQLTGLSQQILRANPILEAFGNAQTVRNHNSSRFGKFIRIEFSRSGQISGAWIDWYLLEKSRVVKPNPNERNYHVFYQLLQGADRITREKLLLADLQIEDFAYTRDGNESIVGVSDQDEWNSLIEAFHVMEFNEEDQLCILRTIAAVLHLGNVGVAKASVRADQAALAPEGYSSMEKACYLLGVEPEAFVKGLLHPRVKAGREWVEKVQTPEQVRMALDALSKGIYERGFGNLVARINGQLGRSMASDENYFIGVLDIAGFEIFENNSFEQLCINYTNEKLQQFFNHHMFVLEQEEYSREQIEWQFIDFGKDLQPTIDLIELTNPIGIFSCLDEDCVMPKATDKSFTEKLHGLWDRKTPKYRASRLNQGFILTHYAAEVEYNTSDWLEKNKDPLNDNVTRLLAASKIPHVANLFSDCADLEEDGASNHPRSRVKKGLFRTVAQRHKEQLSSLMAQLHLTHPHFVRCILPNHKKRPKMLHAPLVLDQLRCNGVLEGIRIARTGFPNRLTFTEFRQRYEVLCQNVPKGYLEGQSVARTMLEKLGMDRGWYRVGRSKVFFRAGVLADLEEKRDQLIRAIMSKFQSVARGFVQRRISNKRLYRAEATRIIQQNFHAYLDLKSNPWWRMFSRMKPLLGDTRNAKEVKKRDDKIQQLEAKMKQDLADRNKLDEERRRTEIEIQKIQHTLESERALALDKEEIFKRLQGREVDLAEKLAGAITDQEALEEQLDELVDAKRKIDDQLQLRIAQLEQAGLIIEQLESEKKNLQSRAKELDSKLSEMELQFSGKNCQIQKLDQEINILQSHLSLKDRKLQDLEARMLKTDQDLDIKLANTSKELEKSKKQICDLSEENRSIRDQISELSSTSTGYEDLLRRKESEIAVLRNDVQKHEEEKRSAESEKASLAERHDNMQSRLREVQAERDAMRSEQNQLQREAADLKKLLENKRSEDAEAGESRKLLEEQAIDLKSQLFQAQADLSRERQSRDDVQMLSEHNLAQLTRKYETLNDSKITIEKEMYIQQDSLRRATEARVAAETARKELQNELIKLRERFTDAETARMNAEAEIERKIMTQAEERMASSRKDLEEKAQQLEEVETERSQLSGRIQELMHSISESENFRLRHDQHKERLERELVTLRGRLTASENDNKSLLTKIQQKNLDIARSNSKASDSNRLRLTNLQKEKARLDEEIKKLSRQVEDSQVTITSLEKQKEKLSLTLEDLNHEVNREHKNSRNAEKAASTANLQLAEANRNLETERQLRNQAQINTRQAQGTLDRANKEIEDLHRKLILFHKVFEPEANEQSQSWEAVQPHLSEQIDLAQVLETVQNKLGVTEEKYARAESQLAEMRRRHADEMKELDIKFSSSKRALLEEIDQNEVFNNRTPAHLRKNSETAAKKCSNPTTPNRRYNVLEAQNDSARSDRTVDTQGYQRRMDTAAELEELQNKLQMTEMQNKHLQSQLGRSTPTADIWQDDSPSIRRMQLLERENGRLHDQLDDSSKKVSSLERSIRSGELSLRDVQAKSHEELYDLINSQEQARLSLLKVHNETMSEFGDAKAHFEKLKRARATLEVELRDARSEAQELQVGREQDALGRNQLLQEFSDLQIRLDAESSRSADLESSLMLYKSRSDEYFSKLEQAEIAVMKASRAEQFAKSQAQEAEETCAQIMSERKEMEALVEDLQRQAQSLEARMEDQAAELQGALQAKQRLQNELEDYRNQRAIDLEDKETSMEQTRQKYQREFSTLNNELEMERERVLNGRGETSRLREELEDLRSKWDNEVLNSSTWAKEKARMDVALQDVTNSRDEAVNAHNEAQSKVVSLLSQVRTLRTSVEDVHAERDLLLKDKKMLEGRLAEAGERLEDLAKGESPSMRNAASMDRELLELKSRIAQQEDVSAAAVGKMRRADALATEMQKEVTAEREANAQLFKDKAALEKQLKEAQLRCVDLETKSYSTGSQDVRFLHKRIKELETHLEDQESKHSSEQRSLRNFDRTVKDLQSQIDRRDKMNAQLNDDVNRARDKIERLLRNIEELQHNDSDAQLLARRAERDLREEREKALRLERELEGWKALRVERSSTIGRGAVAFSDAGSRRGSAVYGSNDIPQRQPSNTKGFL from the exons ATGCTTCCCTCCCAGTTAAACGGCTCGCCAAAGCGTGCCGGCCTGTTTGCACGCCCATCGTCCTCACAAAGAATACATTTACCACAGGCCAGGCCAAAATCGGCTATCATCACACCATCTCATGGGTTGGAATCAGCGAGAGGTCATCTGCGCAATACATCCGTGTCACAATTGTCGCCAACATTATCATTAAGTGGTAATCGCGAGCGATCGAACTCAGCCAAGAACAATTCTTCCTCTGGAACATTTGCGCCAAGTTTTATCAAATCTGAGGAACTACGACGGGGAGCGGATCAAATTCGTGGTCTCGAAGGAGAAAATGACTTTTCAGGGAACAAGTATGTGTGGATAAAAGACCCACAAAAGGCCTTTGTCCGGGGACTGGTTCTGGAGGAATCCGAAGGAGGGCGGCTGTTGGTGCAGACCGATGATGGCGAC CAACAAGAACTGTGTGCGGATATGGTAGACAAAGTCAATCCTGCCAAATTTGACAAGGCAGATGATATGGCAGAACTCACACACCTGAACGAGGCGTCTGTGGTGCATAACCTGCACACCAGATATCAGTCAGACCTAATCTAT ACTTATTCTGGACTTTTCCTTGTAACAATCAACCCTTACTGTCCGCTACCAATCTACACCAATGAGTACATAAAATTGTACAAGGGCCGTGGGAGAGAGGAGAGCAGACCTCACATTTTTGCCATGGCAGATGAGGCCTTCCGGAATCTTGTCGAGGAGGGACAGAATCAAAGTATCCTTGTAACAGGAGAGTCTGGCGCGGGTAAAACAGAGAATACGAAGAAGGTTATCCAGTACCTTGCTGCTGTGGCTACTTCTGATACTCCTTATGGCCGGTCTGGAGCGAAGCAACTTACCGGTCTCTCGCAACAGATTCTAAGAGCCAATCCTATCCTGGAAGCTTTTGGTAACGCCCAAACGGTCCGAAATCACAACTCTTCCCGGTTCGGAAAGTTCATTCGCATCGAGTTCTCGCGCTCAGGCCAAATTTCGGGAGCTTGGATCGATTGGTATTTGCTTGAGAAATCGAGAGTTGTCAAGCCTAACCCTAACGAGAGAAACTATCACGTTTTCTACCAGCTTCTTCAGGGCGCAGACCGCATTACGCGCGAGAAGCTTCTTCTAGCGGACCTTCAGATTGAGGATTTTGCCTATACGAGAGATGGAAATGAGTCTATTGTCGGTGTCTCTGACCAGGATGAATGGAACTCGTTGATTGAGGCCTTCCATGTTATGGAATTTAACGAGGAGGATCAGCTCTGTATCCTGCGTACCATTGCTGCAGTTCTGCACCTCGGAAATGTGGGCGTTGCGAAGGCGAGCGTGCGCGCAGACCAGGCAGCTTTGGCGCCAGAGGGATACTCTAGCATGGAAAAGGCTTGCTATCTTCTTGGCGTTGAGCCCGAAGCTTTTGTCAAGggtcttcttcatccacgTGTCAAGGCTGGCCGGGAGTGGGTGGAGAAAGTCCAGACCCCAGAGCAGGTCCGCATGGCACTAGATGCACTTTCAAAAGGGATCTATGAGCGGGGATTTGGTAACCTTGTCGCTAGAATCAACGGCCAGCTTGGCCGCTCGATGGCCAGCGACGAGAACTATTTTATTGGGGTCCTTGATATTGCTGGATTTGAGATTTTCGAAAACAACAGTTTCGAGCAACTCTGCATCAACTATACGAATGAGAAGCTTCAGCAATTCTTCAACCACCATATGTTTGTTCTTGAGCAAGAAGAATATTCAAGGGAACAGATTGAGTGGCAATTCATCGACTTCGGGAAAGACCTGCAACCAACGATTGACCTCATCGAGTTGACCAACCCCATCGGCATTTTCTCTTGTCTGGATGAGGATTGCGTAATGCCCAAGGCCACGGACAAATCATTCACAGAAAAGCTTCACGGCCTCTGGGACCGCAAAACTCCAAAGTACCGCGCCTCTCGTCTCAACCAGGGCTTTATTCTCACGCATTACGCCGCAGAAGTTGAGTACAACACGAGTGATTGGCTTGAGAAGAACAAGGATCCGCTCAACGACAATGTTACACGCCTGCTGGCCGCCTCTAAAATACCGCACGTAGCAAATCTGTTCTCCGACTGTGCGGACTTAGAGGAAGATGGTGCTAGCAATCACCCCAGAAGCCGCGTCAAGAAAGGCTTGTTCCGTACAGTCGCCCAAAGGCACAAGGAACAACTATCCAGTTTGATGGCTCAACTCCACTTGACTCACCCTCATTTCGTTCGCTGTATCCTACCTAATCATAAGAAGCGGCCAAAGATGCTGCACGCTCCGTTGGTTTTAGACCAGCTGCGATGCAACGGTGTCCTGGAGGGCATCAGAATTGCTCGCACCGGATTCCCGAACCGCTTGACATTCACGGAATTCCGACAGCGCTATGAGGTCCTTTGCCAGAACGTGCCTAAGGGGTACTTAGAGGGACAGAGTGTTGCTCGTACTATGCTGGAAAAGCTTGGCATGGACCGGGGCTGGTACCGTGTTGGTCGGAGCAAAGTTTTCTTCAGAGCAGGTGTTCTGGCCGACCTAGAAGAGAAACGTGATCAACTCATCCGAGCTATCATGTCCAAGTTCCAGTCTGTGGCACGAGGATTTGTTCAGCGCCGTATTTCCAACAAGCGTCTCTACCGTGCGGAGGCAACCAGGATCATCCAACAGAACTTCCACGCTTACCTAGACTTGAAGAGCAACCCGTGGTGGCGCATGTTTTCGAGAATGAAGCCGCTGCTGGGCGACACAAGAAATGCGAAGGAAGTCAAAAAGCGTGATGATAAAATCCAACAACTGGAAGCCAAGATGAAACAGGATCTTGCGGATCGCAACAAATTggacgaagaaagacgtcgGACTGAGATCGAGATTCAGAAGATACAGCATACTTTGGAAAGTGAGCGCGCACTTGCGTTAGACAAGGAAGAGATCTTCAAGCGACTGCAAGGCCGAGAAGTCGACCTCGCGGAGAAACTTGCCGGTGCAATTACCGATCAGGAAGCCCTTGAAGAGCAATTGGATGAACTGGTTGATGCGAAAAGGAAAATCGACGACCAGCTGCAACTTCGGATTGCTCAGCTCGAACAGGCCGGTTTGATCATCGAGCAACTCGagtcagaaaaaaaaaatctgcAATCTCGGGCCAAGGAACTTGACAGCAAGCTTTCTGAAATGGAGCTCCAGTTCTCTGGAAAGAATTGCCAAATTCAAAAATTAGACCAGGAGATCAACATACTCCAAAGCCACCTCAGCTTGAAAGATCGCAAGCTCCAAGACCTGGAAGCCAGAATGTTGAAAACCGATCAAGATCTTGATATCAAACTCGCAAACACTTCCAAGGAACTCGAAAAATCCAAGAAACAAATCTGCGATCTATCAGAAGAGAACAGATCGATTCGTGATCAGATTTCCGAGCTCTCGAGTACTTCCACGGGCTACGAAGACCTTCTTCGTCGAAAGGAAAGTGAGATTGCAGTTCTTCGAAATGACGTTCAGAAGcacgaggaagaaaagagaagcgCAGAGTCCGAAAAGGCTTCCCTGGCGGAACGCCACGACAACATGCAATCCAGACTCCGTGAGGTACAAGCTGAGAGAGATGCCATGCGCTCTGAACAAAATCAACTTCAACGCGAAGCTGCAGACCTCAAGAAATTGCTGGAGAATAAGAGATCCGAGGACGCTGAGGCCGGAGAGAGTAGGAAGCTGCTAGAAGAACAGGCAATTGATCTCAAGAGTCAGCTCTTCCAGGCCCAAGCCGATCTCAGCCGAGAACGTCAGTCACGAGATGACGTGCAAATGCTTTCCGAACACAATCTAGCACAATTGACCCGGAAATATGAGACGCTCAACGACTCTAAGATTACAATAGAAAAAGAGATGTACATTCAACAAGATAGTTTGCGTCGCGCTACGGAGGCGAGAGTTGCGGCGGAAACGGCAAGGAAAGAACTGCAAAACGAATTGATCAAGCTCCGCGAGAGATTCACCGACGCCGAAACGGCCCGCATGAATGCCGAGGCCGAGATTGAACGAAAGATCATGACCCAGGCCGAGGAGCGCATGGCAAGTTCACGCAAGGACCTTGAAGAAAAGGCTCAACAGCTTGAAGAGGTTGAAACAGAACGATCACAGCTCTCAGGGCGCATTCAAGAGCTTATGCACTCGATCTCTGAATCTGAAAACTTCCGTCTGCGCCATGATCAGCACAAGGAACGTCTTGAACGAGAGCTTGTGACTCTTAGAGGCAGGCTAACGGCGTCCGAAAACGACAACAAGTCTCTTTTGACTAAGATCCAGCAAAAGAACCTTGACATAGCCCGATCAAACTCGAAGGCCAGTGATAGCAATCGACTCCGTTTGACCAATCTTCAAAAAGAGAAGGCTAGGCTCGAcgaggagatcaagaaacTCAGTCGTCAAGTGGAAGACTCGCAGGTCACGATTACATCCTTAGAGAAGCAGAAAGAGAAGTTATCGTTGACATTGGAGGACTTGAATCATGAGGTCAACCGTGAACACAAGAACAGTCGTAATGCCGAAAAGGCTGCTTCAACAGCGAATCTGCAACTCGCAGAGGCCAATCGGAATCTCGAAACCGAACGACAACTTCGCAACCAAGCTCAAATCAACACCCGACAAGCCCAGGGTACCCTTGATAGAGCGAACAAGGAGATTGAGGACTTGCATCGAAAACTGATCCTTTTTCACAAAGTCTTCGAGCCTGAGGCTAATGAACAATCTCAATCTTGGGAGGCTGTTCAGCCACACCTCTCCGAGCAAATTGACTTGGCCCAAGTCCTTGAAACTGTTCAGAACAAGCTTGGAGTCACTGAGGAGAAGTACGCTAGAGCGGAGAGCCAGCTTGCTGAAATGCGCCGACGCCATGCGGATGAAATGAAAGAGCTCGATATCAAATTTTCATCATCCAAGCGCGCTTTGCTCGAGGAGATCGATCAAAACGAAGTGTTTAACAACCGTACCCCGGCTCACCTCAGAAAGAACTCTGAAACCGCCGCTAAGAAATGCTCTAATCCTACTACGCCCAATCGACGCTACAATGTCCTTGAAGCACAAAATGACTCTGCGCGGTCTGACCGAACAGTGGATACACAGGGCTACCAAAGACGCATGGATACAGCTGCTGAGCTGGAAGAACTTCAGAATAAACTGCAAATGACCGAGATGCAAAACAAGCACCTCCAGAGCCAGCTTGGACGCTCAACTCCCACCGCAGATATCTGGCAGGATGACAGCCCTTCGATTCGTCGCATGCAGCTCCTCGAGCGAGAGAATGGCCGTCTTCACGACCAACTGGACGACTCTTCCAAGAAGGTTTCGTCATTGGAGCGTAGTATCCGCTCTGGAGAATTGTCACTCCGCGACGTTCAAGCTAAATCGCATGAAGAACTCTACGACCTTATCAACTCGCAAGAACAAGCTAGGCTCTCACTTCTCAAGGTTCACAATGAAACCATGAGTGAGTTTGGTGATGCCAAGGCTCACTTCGAAAAGTTGAAGCGCGCCAGAGCGACGTTGGAGGTCGAGCTTCGTGATGCCCGTTCCGAGGCCCAAGAACTGCAAGTTGGTAGAGAACAAGATGCACTTGGTCGTAACCAACTTCTTCAAGAATTCTCAGATCTCCAGATTCGCCTAGATGCCGAGTCTTCGAGGTCAGCTGATCTGGAGTCAAGCCTCATGTTGTACAAGAGTCGCTCCGATGAGTACTTCAGCAAGCTCGAGCAGGCCGAAATTGCGGTCATGAAGGCTTCACGCGCCGAGCAATTCGCTAAGTCTCAAGCCCAGGAAGCCGAAGAAACCTGCGCTCAGATTATGTCCGAGCGGAAGGAGATGGAAGCGCTTGTTGAGGACTTGCAGCGGCAGGCACAGTCCCTTGAGGCTCGAATGGAGGACCAAGCTGCCGAGCTCCAAGGTGCCTTGCAGGCCAAGCAACGTCTCCAGAATGAACTCGAAGATTACCGCAATCAGCGTGCTATTGATCTCGAGGACAAGGAGACCTCCATGGAACAAACCCGACAAAAGTACCAGAGAGAATTCTCTACTCTCAACAATGAACTCGAGATGGAACGTGAGCGTGTCCTCAACGGCCGTGGAGAGACTTCTCGTCTCCGTGAGGAGTTGGAAGATCTTCGCAGCAAATGGGACAACGAAGTCCTCAATAGCTCAACATGGGCTAAAGAGAAAGCTCGCATGGATGTTGCCCTACAGGATGTCACCAACTCCCGAGACGAAGCTGTCAACGCACACAATGAGGCTCAGAGCAAGGTTGTTTCACTCTTGTCCCAGGTGCGCACCCTTAGGACTTCTGTTGAGGATGTCCACGCAGAGCGTGATCTGCTTCTGAAGGATAAGAAGATGCTAGAAGGCCGATTGGCCGAAGCCGGCGAGCGACTTGAGGACCTTGCCAAGGGTGAAAGCCCATCTATGCGAAACGCTGCCAGCATGGACCGTGAGCTCCTTGAGCTCAAGTCCAGAATTGCGCAGCAGGAAGATGtttctgctgctgcggttGGCAAGATGCGCCGCGCAGACGCCCTGGCAACCGAAATGCAGAAAGAGGTCACTGCTGAGCGGGAGGCCAATGCTCAACTCTTCAAGGACAAGGCGGCACTTGAGAAGCAGCTGAAGGAGGCCCAGCTCCGATGTGTCGATCTCGAAACCAAGAGCTATTCTACCGGTAGCCAGGATGTTCGCTTTTTGCATAAGCGAATCAAGGAG CTTGAAACCCACCTGGAAGACCAGGAGAGCAAGCACAGCTCCGAGCAGCGCTCTCTTCGCAATTTTGACCGCACCGTCAAGGACCTCCAATCCCAAATTGACAGGCGGGACAAGATGAATGCCCAGCTGAATGACGATGTTAACAGAGCTCGGGACAAGATTGAACGGCTCCTTCGCAACATCGAGGAGCTTCAACATAACGACTCGGACGCCCAGCTGCTGGCCCGCCGCGCCGAGCGAGATCTCCGCGAAGAGCGGGAGAAAGCACTGCGTCTGGAACGTGAGCTGGAAGGCTGGAAGGCTCTGCGCGTTGAGCGAAGCAGTACTATTGGGCGTGGTGCCGTAGCCTTCAGTGACGCTGGAAGCCGTCGTGGGAGTGCTGTCTATGGATCTAATGACATTCCCCAACGGCAACCCAGCAACACCAAGGGCTTTTTGTGA